In Megalobrama amblycephala isolate DHTTF-2021 linkage group LG10, ASM1881202v1, whole genome shotgun sequence, one DNA window encodes the following:
- the vsir gene encoding V-type immunoglobulin domain-containing suppressor of T-cell activation produces MDVFWALLLCVHFLTAVKASGAHHSLSVSVPHRIYECAEGANVTLTCIQSGSKTNSGDKLFNTWLFTPRSQERCHKGEHPRGSGHTNHSLGVEYINGNKFSIFLQNIKHKDQGKYCCLLVDFNDKHKVEQEAHDFIYLTVVPSKAYPHNNSLKCLEWSHNPSDDSVAEGLAIAACVAFILCLPLILMLVYRQRQTVERHRRSHELVRMDSEAHAHENPVFLGDSPQPKPRTVSQIMRQSSETGRHLLSEPGTPFSPNIQGELLFFPAQDPIPESPNLLE; encoded by the exons ATGGATGTATTTTGGGCTCTCTTGCTCTGCGTTCATTTTCTAACTGCAGTTAAAG cGAGCGGTGCGCATCACTCTCTAAGTGTTTCTGTGCCCCATCGGATCTACGAGTGTGCTGAAGGGGCCAACGTCACCCTGACATGCATTCAGTCCGGATCCAAGACTAACTCAGGGGACAAGCTGTTTAACACCTGGCTCTTCACGCCTCGCTCACAGGAGCGCTGCCACAAGGGCGAACATCCGCGTGGTTCCGGTCACACCAACCACTCTCTGGGAGTGGAGTACATCAACGGTAATAAGTTCTCCATCTTCTTGCAGAACATCAAGCACAAGGACCAGGGCAAATACTGCTGCCTGCTCGTGGACTTTAATGACAAACACAAAGTCGAGCAGGAGGCCCATGACTTCATCTACCTGACTGTGGTGCCAT CAAAGGCATATCCTCACAACAACAGTCTGAAGTGTTTGGAGTGGTCCCACAATCCTTCAGATG ACTCAGTGGCTGAAGGTCTGGCTATCGCAGCCTGCGTAGCTTTCATTCTGTGCCTCCCTCTCATATTGATGCTAGTTTACAGACAGAGACAAACAGTAGAGCGTCACAGAC GTTCACATGAGCTGGTGCGTATGGACAG TGAAGCACATGCACATGAGAACCCAGTGTTTTTGGGCGATTCTCCACAACCCAAACCCCGCACTGTATCCCAAATCATGAGGCAGTCATCTGAAACAGGACGCCACCTCCTGTCGGAACCCGGAACTCCATTCTCCCCAAACATACAAGGGGAATTATTGTTCTTCCCAGCACAGG ATCCCATTCCTGAGTCTCCCAACTTACTGGAATAA